The DNA region CATCCGAACGCGATCGTGGTGTTCGACATCGCCGAGCACGGCGGCGACCCCTGCCTGGTGATGGAGTACCTGAACGGCCCGAGCCTCTCGGCGATCATCTCCGATGAGGGCACGCTGCCGCTGGGGCGCGTCGCGAAGATCGGCGAGCAGGTCGCGTCGGCGCTGGTCGCCGCGCACCGCGCCGGGATCGTGCACCGCGACGTCAAACCGGGCAACATCCTGATCGACGAGGCCGGCACCGCGAAGATCACCGATTTCGGCATCTCCCGCGCGGCCGGGGACATGACGCTCACCCAGACCGGCCTGATCGGCGGCACCCCGGCGTACCTCGCGCCCGAGCTGGCGCGCGGCTCGGACCCCGTGCCCAGCTCCGACGTCTTCGCGCTCGGCGCGACGCTCTACCAGGCGATCGAAGGCCAGACGCCGTACGGGAACAGCTCGAACCAGCTGGCGCTCCTGTACGCGGCCGCGAACGGCCAGATCAACCCGCCGCAGCAGGCGGGCCCCGCGACGGCGCTGCTGATGAGCCTCCTGCGCACCGAGCCGACCGAGCGGCCCACCATGGCCGAGGCCAGGGAGCGCCTCGCCGCGCTGGCGGCGAACGAATCGGGCGCGGGCACGGCCGCGTCGCCGCGGCTTTTCGGAGCGGGCGGCGGTAGACAGCCCGCCGTGCCCGAGACTCCCGGGCACGGCATCCCCGGCGGGGACCGCCCGCCGTGGCAGCGGACCGACAAGCCGGTCCCCTCCGCCGCGGCTCCTCCGCAACCCGCCAAGACGCACACGCCGACGGCCGCGTTCATCCCGATGCGCTCGCCGTCCGCCCCGCCGAACACCCCGCCGCGTCCGGTCGCCGCGATGAGCCCGCCGCCGTCCGCGGCAGCTCCGATGCGGCCGTCCCCGGCCAAGCCGACCGACGCGAAGCGCAAGGCCGTCCTGTTCGCGGGCGCCGGTGCCGCGGTCGTGGTGATCGCGGTGATCGTGTTCCTGATCCTGAACTCGAGCAACGGGGGTAATACCCCGGGTGGCAACAACGCCGGGGCGAACCCGCAGCCCGGCACCTCGGCGCCGC from Amycolatopsis sp. EV170708-02-1 includes:
- a CDS encoding serine/threonine-protein kinase, coding for MGVVWRAIDVRLERSVAVKQILPQPGVSEAERDNMRQRAMREAKNAARFQHPNAIVVFDIAEHGGDPCLVMEYLNGPSLSAIISDEGTLPLGRVAKIGEQVASALVAAHRAGIVHRDVKPGNILIDEAGTAKITDFGISRAAGDMTLTQTGLIGGTPAYLAPELARGSDPVPSSDVFALGATLYQAIEGQTPYGNSSNQLALLYAAANGQINPPQQAGPATALLMSLLRTEPTERPTMAEARERLAALAANESGAGTAASPRLFGAGGGRQPAVPETPGHGIPGGDRPPWQRTDKPVPSAAAPPQPAKTHTPTAAFIPMRSPSAPPNTPPRPVAAMSPPPSAAAPMRPSPAKPTDAKRKAVLFAGAGAAVVVIAVIVFLILNSSNGGNTPGGNNAGANPQPGTSAPPKSGSSSSRPAPAGLGKTPSEKVTSYSSVGQFLLDFFDTDKIGTSASWNKLTEAAKAVYGSEQAFAEYWSTHKVTGAETARADSGGGNPDGSIDMNITLNKGPRPALRVVQVGGQYYIDADTRVLGN